From Solanum lycopersicum chromosome 8, SLM_r2.1, the proteins below share one genomic window:
- the LOC101261401 gene encoding uncharacterized protein — translation MVNAQRKDWSKKLDDAFCAYRTAYKRPIATSPYYIIFGKTCHVPAELENKAYWAIKKLNLDPELADRKRVDNMHELEEFKRHAYENFKLYKEKTKRWHNKHIVTRTFNLGEKVLLFNSRIRSFPLKLRTKWSGPFEVVRMTPDGAVELKG, via the coding sequence ATGGTGAATGCGCAAAGGAAAGATTGGTCTAAGAAATTAGACGACGCATTTTGTGCGTATAGGACTGCTTATAAGAGACCCATAGCGACTTCTCCCTATTACATCATATTTGGGAAAACATGTCATGTTCCGGCAGAATTAGAAAACAAAGCTTATTGGGCGATTAAGAAGTTGAACTTGGACCCTGAGCTAGCCGATAGAAAGAGAGTGGATAATATGCATGAACTTGAGGAGTTTAAACGTCACGCGTATGAGAATTTCAAGCTGTATAAAGAGAAGACGAAGAGGTGGCATAACAAGCACATAGTAACTCGTACCTTCAATCTGGGAGAGAAGGTACTACTCTTTAACTCTAGAATTAGGTCATTCCCATTAAAACTAAGGACGAAATGGAGTGGACCTTTTGAAGTGGTAAGAATGACACCAGACGGGGCTGTGGAACTAAAAGGATAG